The following are from one region of the Vitis riparia cultivar Riparia Gloire de Montpellier isolate 1030 chromosome 14, EGFV_Vit.rip_1.0, whole genome shotgun sequence genome:
- the LOC117929726 gene encoding uncharacterized protein LOC117929726 produces the protein MYGKRRRERRSEMEAGLSYFPLYFGQLEQLQEQNLQQRWQQQKQQSTIDYRRLTSFLEYDDSFLSMWNWKPTDTSDNSSSSHGAESRRLYIELQSGSLFSRDVFYVKSEYMKSKLPFEKAFKSHGD, from the exons ATGTATGGGAAAAGGAGAAGAGAAAGGCGGAGTGAAATGGAAGCTGGTTTGTCATACTTTCCACTGTATTTTGGGCAACTAGAACAACTCCAAGAGCAAAATTTGCAACAACGTTGGCagcaacaaaaacaacaaagcaCTATTGATTACCGGAGGCTCACCTCCTTCCTGGAATACGATGATTCGTTTCTTTCTATGTGGAACTGGAAGCCTACTGACACCAGTGACAACAGTTCATCATCACATGGAGCAGAGAGCCGACGACTTTACATAGAACTCCAATCTGGATCACTATTCAGTCGTGAT GTTTTCTATGTGAAATCCGAATATATGAAGTCTAAACTACCTTTTGAAAAAGCTTTTAAGTCCCATGGAGATTAG
- the LOC117930712 gene encoding serine/arginine-rich splicing factor SR30-like isoform X2 has protein sequence MSSRSSRTVYVGNLPGDIREREVEDLFYKYGPIVDIDLKIPPRPPGYAFVEFEDARDAEDAIYGRDGYNFDGHRLRVELAHGGRGQSSSVDHYSSYSSSSRGGLSRHSEYRVLVTGLPYSASWQDLKDHMRRAGDVCFSQVFRGRGGMTGIVDYTNYDDMKYAIRKLDDSLFKNQFSRAYIRVREYEPRSFSRSPSRSPSVSRSRSPRRSRSYSYSNHSSGRSRSRSVSSQARSRSGFLRRSGDCILGS, from the exons ATGAGTAGCCGTTCTAGCCGCACTGTCTATGTTGGCAATCTTCCTGGTGATATTCGTGAGAGAGAAGTAGAAGATCTGTTTTACAAG TATGGGCCTATtgttgacattgatttgaagaTCCCTCCAAGACCACCAGGCTATGCTTTTGTTGAG TTCGAAGATGCTCGTGATGCTGAAGATGCTATTTATGGTCGGGATGGGTATAATTTTGATGGACATCGACTGCGA gTCGAACTTGCTCATGGTGGGAGAGGACAATCATCATCAGTGGACCACTATAGCAGTTACAGTAGCAGTAGCCGTGGTGGACTTTCACGGCACTCTGAATATCGAG TATTGGTTACTGGATTACCTTATTCTGCTTCCTGGCAAGATCTAAAG GACCATATGCGTCGAGCTGGGGATGTTTGTTTCTCCCAAGTGTTCCGTGGTCGCGGTG GGATGACTGGAATTGTGGATTATACAAACTATGATGACATGAAATATGCT ATAAGGAAGCTTGATGACTCTCTGTTTAAGAATCAATTTTCTCGGGCTTATATACGG GTGAGGGAGTATGAACCTAGAAGCTTCTCTCGAAGTCCCAGTCGTAGCCCATCTGTGTCAAGAAGCAGAAGCCCCCGTCGCAGTCGTAGCTATAGTTATTCAAATCATTCATCAGGCAGATCTCGTTCGAGGTCTGTTTCTTCACAGGCACGCTCGAG atCTGGATTTTTGCGGCGATCTGGGGATTGCATATTAGGATCTTGA
- the LOC117930712 gene encoding serine/arginine-rich splicing factor SR30-like isoform X1, whose amino-acid sequence MSSRSSRTVYVGNLPGDIREREVEDLFYKYGPIVDIDLKIPPRPPGYAFVEFEDARDAEDAIYGRDGYNFDGHRLRVELAHGGRGQSSSVDHYSSYSSSSRGGLSRHSEYRVLVTGLPYSASWQDLKDHMRRAGDVCFSQVFRGRGGMTGIVDYTNYDDMKYAIRKLDDSLFKNQFSRAYIRVREYEPRSFSRSPSRSPSVSRSRSPRRSRSYSYSNHSSGRSRSRSVSSQARSRSVSRSRSPLISPRRHKRVSRSPRKYRSPSRSLSGSRSPSRSSYRSRSADSRSD is encoded by the exons ATGAGTAGCCGTTCTAGCCGCACTGTCTATGTTGGCAATCTTCCTGGTGATATTCGTGAGAGAGAAGTAGAAGATCTGTTTTACAAG TATGGGCCTATtgttgacattgatttgaagaTCCCTCCAAGACCACCAGGCTATGCTTTTGTTGAG TTCGAAGATGCTCGTGATGCTGAAGATGCTATTTATGGTCGGGATGGGTATAATTTTGATGGACATCGACTGCGA gTCGAACTTGCTCATGGTGGGAGAGGACAATCATCATCAGTGGACCACTATAGCAGTTACAGTAGCAGTAGCCGTGGTGGACTTTCACGGCACTCTGAATATCGAG TATTGGTTACTGGATTACCTTATTCTGCTTCCTGGCAAGATCTAAAG GACCATATGCGTCGAGCTGGGGATGTTTGTTTCTCCCAAGTGTTCCGTGGTCGCGGTG GGATGACTGGAATTGTGGATTATACAAACTATGATGACATGAAATATGCT ATAAGGAAGCTTGATGACTCTCTGTTTAAGAATCAATTTTCTCGGGCTTATATACGG GTGAGGGAGTATGAACCTAGAAGCTTCTCTCGAAGTCCCAGTCGTAGCCCATCTGTGTCAAGAAGCAGAAGCCCCCGTCGCAGTCGTAGCTATAGTTATTCAAATCATTCATCAGGCAGATCTCGTTCGAGGTCTGTTTCTTCACAGGCACGCTCGAG ATCAGTTTCAAGGTCCAGATCTCCCTTAATATCT CCTCGTCGTCACAAGCGGGTGAGCAGAAGCCCAAGGAAATACAGGAGCCCAAGCAGGAGCTTATCTGGATCTCGTTCACCCTCG CGGAGTTCTTACAGGAGCAGATCAGCTGACTCGAGGAGCGATTGA
- the LOC117930710 gene encoding E3 ubiquitin-protein ligase RFI2 isoform X2 — protein MGLDGADLSDDGDGEGKAFAASSVSCSICLEIVTDNGDRAWAKLQCGHQFHLDCIGSAFNIKGAMQCPNCRKIEKGQWLYANGCRTFPEFNMDDLTHDEDLYDSYSEMVSDWFLQSFGVHWCPFSGLTRLPSSFDEGDFSSTSYNDLLGQHAIFAEHTAVSSATHPCPYIAYFGPIHPSSSNSSGSVSDGSNFNNHWNGPSVPSEIPTSYAFPTMDFHYHSWEHHSPPFSTNSSRIGADQPSIPPVTQRPARANSDIPRSGSFMHPFLVGHRAGSSVASSMIPPYPGSNARARDRVQALQAYYQQQQPSNSPAMRTPMISGSRRSGSHRGLAQVGPVASSSDQSSGFYFFPSGTSGRNFQEAENPLPTRFHGWEREHLPSFPLTQVERDSGWGAFHQAGSGSDSGIRPSSFRQRHGSDRTSSQNRS, from the exons ATGGGATTGGATGGCGCTGATCTCTCTGATGACGGCGATGGTGAAGGTAAAGCCTTTGCTGCTTCCTCCGTCTCCTGCTCAATTTGCCTCGAAATCGTGACGGATAATGGGGATCGGGCCTGGGCCAAGCTTCAATGCGGACATCAATTTCATCTAG ATTGCATTGGTTCAGCATTCAATATCAAAGGGGCAATGCAATGTCCTAATTGTCGGAAAATTGAAAAAGGTCAATGGCTTTATGCAAATGGTTGTCGTACTTTTCCTGAGTTTAACATGGACGACTTGACACACGATGAGGATCTTTATGATAGCTACTCTGAAATG GTTTCTGATTGGTTTTTGCAGTCCTTTGGGGTTCACTGGTGTCCATTTAGTGGATTGACACGTCTTCCTTCATCTTTTGA CGAAGGGGATTTCTCCTCAACCTCAT ATAACGATCTATTGGGACAGCATGCTATCTTTGCCGAACATACAGCTGTTTCATCGGCTACTCATCCATGCCCATATATCGCCTACTTTGGACCAATTCACCCCTCATCATCAAACTCCAGTGGCAGTGTGTCAGATGGATCTAATTTCAATAATCACTGGAATGGCCCATCAGTACCTAGTGAGATACCAACTTCTTATGCCTTTCCTACCATGGATTTCCATTATCACAGTTGGGAGCACCATTCCCCTCCATTCTCCACAAACAGTAGCCGTATTGGGGCTGATCAACCTTCAATTCCGCCTGTAACTCAGAGGCCAGCTAGGGCCAATTCCGACATACCAAGATCAGGATCTTTTATGCACCCCTTCCTTGTTGGTCACAG AGCTGGGAGCTCCGTCGCATCCTCAATGATTCCTCCTTATCCAGGCAGCAATGCTCGGGCTCGTGACAGAGTCCAGGCTCTCCAAGCGTACTATCAGCAACAACAACCGAGCAATTCACCAGCCATGCGCACACCCATGATTTCAGGCAGCCGAAGATCAGGAAGTCATAGAGGCTTGGCTCAAGTAGGGCCAGTGGCCTCTTCATCTGACCAGAGTAGCGGCTTTTACTTCTTCCCATCAGGTACATCAGGCAGGAACTTCCAAGAAGCAGAAAATCCTCTCCCAACTCGATTTCATGGATGGGAAAGAGAACACTTGCCGTCTTTCCCGCTTACTCAAGTAGAGAGAGATTCAGGTTGGGGGGCATTCCATCAGGCCGGAAGCGGATCAGATTCGGGCATCAGGCCCAGCAGCTTCCGACAGAGGCATGGATCGGACAGGACATCATCACAGAATCGGTCATAG
- the LOC117930710 gene encoding E3 ubiquitin-protein ligase RFI2 isoform X1 produces the protein MGLDGADLSDDGDGEGKAFAASSVSCSICLEIVTDNGDRAWAKLQCGHQFHLDCIGSAFNIKGAMQCPNCRKIEKGQWLYANGCRTFPEFNMDDLTHDEDLYDSYSEMVSDWFLQSFGVHWCPFSGLTRLPSSFDEGDFSSTSYNDLLGQHAIFAEHTAVSSATHPCPYIAYFGPIHPSSSNSSGSVSDGSNFNNHWNGPSVPSEIPTSYAFPTMDFHYHSWEHHSPPFSTNSSRIGADQPSIPPVTQRPARANSDIPRSGSFMHPFLVGHSSGARAGSSVASSMIPPYPGSNARARDRVQALQAYYQQQQPSNSPAMRTPMISGSRRSGSHRGLAQVGPVASSSDQSSGFYFFPSGTSGRNFQEAENPLPTRFHGWEREHLPSFPLTQVERDSGWGAFHQAGSGSDSGIRPSSFRQRHGSDRTSSQNRS, from the exons ATGGGATTGGATGGCGCTGATCTCTCTGATGACGGCGATGGTGAAGGTAAAGCCTTTGCTGCTTCCTCCGTCTCCTGCTCAATTTGCCTCGAAATCGTGACGGATAATGGGGATCGGGCCTGGGCCAAGCTTCAATGCGGACATCAATTTCATCTAG ATTGCATTGGTTCAGCATTCAATATCAAAGGGGCAATGCAATGTCCTAATTGTCGGAAAATTGAAAAAGGTCAATGGCTTTATGCAAATGGTTGTCGTACTTTTCCTGAGTTTAACATGGACGACTTGACACACGATGAGGATCTTTATGATAGCTACTCTGAAATG GTTTCTGATTGGTTTTTGCAGTCCTTTGGGGTTCACTGGTGTCCATTTAGTGGATTGACACGTCTTCCTTCATCTTTTGA CGAAGGGGATTTCTCCTCAACCTCAT ATAACGATCTATTGGGACAGCATGCTATCTTTGCCGAACATACAGCTGTTTCATCGGCTACTCATCCATGCCCATATATCGCCTACTTTGGACCAATTCACCCCTCATCATCAAACTCCAGTGGCAGTGTGTCAGATGGATCTAATTTCAATAATCACTGGAATGGCCCATCAGTACCTAGTGAGATACCAACTTCTTATGCCTTTCCTACCATGGATTTCCATTATCACAGTTGGGAGCACCATTCCCCTCCATTCTCCACAAACAGTAGCCGTATTGGGGCTGATCAACCTTCAATTCCGCCTGTAACTCAGAGGCCAGCTAGGGCCAATTCCGACATACCAAGATCAGGATCTTTTATGCACCCCTTCCTTGTTGGTCACAG TTCTGGTGCTAGAGCTGGGAGCTCCGTCGCATCCTCAATGATTCCTCCTTATCCAGGCAGCAATGCTCGGGCTCGTGACAGAGTCCAGGCTCTCCAAGCGTACTATCAGCAACAACAACCGAGCAATTCACCAGCCATGCGCACACCCATGATTTCAGGCAGCCGAAGATCAGGAAGTCATAGAGGCTTGGCTCAAGTAGGGCCAGTGGCCTCTTCATCTGACCAGAGTAGCGGCTTTTACTTCTTCCCATCAGGTACATCAGGCAGGAACTTCCAAGAAGCAGAAAATCCTCTCCCAACTCGATTTCATGGATGGGAAAGAGAACACTTGCCGTCTTTCCCGCTTACTCAAGTAGAGAGAGATTCAGGTTGGGGGGCATTCCATCAGGCCGGAAGCGGATCAGATTCGGGCATCAGGCCCAGCAGCTTCCGACAGAGGCATGGATCGGACAGGACATCATCACAGAATCGGTCATAG
- the LOC117930710 gene encoding E3 ubiquitin-protein ligase RFI2 isoform X3, producing the protein MGLDGADLSDDGDGEGKAFAASSVSCSICLEIVTDNGDRAWAKLQCGHQFHLDCIGSAFNIKGAMQCPNCRKIEKGQWLYANGCRTFPEFNMDDLTHDEDLYDSYSEMSFGVHWCPFSGLTRLPSSFDEGDFSSTSYNDLLGQHAIFAEHTAVSSATHPCPYIAYFGPIHPSSSNSSGSVSDGSNFNNHWNGPSVPSEIPTSYAFPTMDFHYHSWEHHSPPFSTNSSRIGADQPSIPPVTQRPARANSDIPRSGSFMHPFLVGHSSGARAGSSVASSMIPPYPGSNARARDRVQALQAYYQQQQPSNSPAMRTPMISGSRRSGSHRGLAQVGPVASSSDQSSGFYFFPSGTSGRNFQEAENPLPTRFHGWEREHLPSFPLTQVERDSGWGAFHQAGSGSDSGIRPSSFRQRHGSDRTSSQNRS; encoded by the exons ATGGGATTGGATGGCGCTGATCTCTCTGATGACGGCGATGGTGAAGGTAAAGCCTTTGCTGCTTCCTCCGTCTCCTGCTCAATTTGCCTCGAAATCGTGACGGATAATGGGGATCGGGCCTGGGCCAAGCTTCAATGCGGACATCAATTTCATCTAG ATTGCATTGGTTCAGCATTCAATATCAAAGGGGCAATGCAATGTCCTAATTGTCGGAAAATTGAAAAAGGTCAATGGCTTTATGCAAATGGTTGTCGTACTTTTCCTGAGTTTAACATGGACGACTTGACACACGATGAGGATCTTTATGATAGCTACTCTGAAATG TCCTTTGGGGTTCACTGGTGTCCATTTAGTGGATTGACACGTCTTCCTTCATCTTTTGA CGAAGGGGATTTCTCCTCAACCTCAT ATAACGATCTATTGGGACAGCATGCTATCTTTGCCGAACATACAGCTGTTTCATCGGCTACTCATCCATGCCCATATATCGCCTACTTTGGACCAATTCACCCCTCATCATCAAACTCCAGTGGCAGTGTGTCAGATGGATCTAATTTCAATAATCACTGGAATGGCCCATCAGTACCTAGTGAGATACCAACTTCTTATGCCTTTCCTACCATGGATTTCCATTATCACAGTTGGGAGCACCATTCCCCTCCATTCTCCACAAACAGTAGCCGTATTGGGGCTGATCAACCTTCAATTCCGCCTGTAACTCAGAGGCCAGCTAGGGCCAATTCCGACATACCAAGATCAGGATCTTTTATGCACCCCTTCCTTGTTGGTCACAG TTCTGGTGCTAGAGCTGGGAGCTCCGTCGCATCCTCAATGATTCCTCCTTATCCAGGCAGCAATGCTCGGGCTCGTGACAGAGTCCAGGCTCTCCAAGCGTACTATCAGCAACAACAACCGAGCAATTCACCAGCCATGCGCACACCCATGATTTCAGGCAGCCGAAGATCAGGAAGTCATAGAGGCTTGGCTCAAGTAGGGCCAGTGGCCTCTTCATCTGACCAGAGTAGCGGCTTTTACTTCTTCCCATCAGGTACATCAGGCAGGAACTTCCAAGAAGCAGAAAATCCTCTCCCAACTCGATTTCATGGATGGGAAAGAGAACACTTGCCGTCTTTCCCGCTTACTCAAGTAGAGAGAGATTCAGGTTGGGGGGCATTCCATCAGGCCGGAAGCGGATCAGATTCGGGCATCAGGCCCAGCAGCTTCCGACAGAGGCATGGATCGGACAGGACATCATCACAGAATCGGTCATAG